ATCGCAAGTGCCTTGAGGCGCAAGTCATGGATATTTCTGATGACATCGCCTACTCGGTGCACGACATTGAGGACGCGATCACGGGTGGCTCAATTACGCTCAGCGCCCTCAAAGATCCCCAAGAGCGCGCCGCCGCGCTGTACGTCGTGCAGGATTGGTATGCCCCGCACCTTTCCCTCGAGGAGCTGGATGTTGCGCTCACTCGGCTCGAAACCGGCACGGTGTGGCAATGGGAGTACTCGGGTGATCCCTTTTCCGCGGCGGCGCTCAAGGATATGAGCTCGCAACTCATCGGTCGTTTCGTGGGATCTGTCGTTGAGGCGACTCGAGCGGCGCACGGCGATCATGCCCTCGCACGCTTCGAGGGGAGCGTCGTGGTGCCCGAAGAAACGGAGCGGGAGATCTCGGTGCTCAAAGGCCTCGCCGCCGCCTACGTCATGTCGAGTAGGGCGCAGCAGGGTGTGTACGCGCTCCAGGAGCAGATCCTTAGCGATCTTTTCGCGCTCTTTCGCCGCACGGGAGCGGCGCACCTCGACCCCATCTTCACGGTGCTCTACGAGCGCGCGAACAGCCTCGAGGAGCGCGAGCGGGTTATCGTGGATCAGATCGCCTCGCTCACTGACGTCTCCGCCGTGCGCCTTCATTCTGAATTCTTCTCGGGGGCCTATTCGGACGCTCTCGCGGGCGATGTACCACTCCCGGGCTTTGGCCCGGAGATCCCCTTTTAGAGTGCGAGGAAGGTGCGCGTGAAAGGCCTCATTAAGCGCGAGGACATCGTGGCCGTGCGCGAGCGCGCGAACCTTGAAGAGATCGTGTCCGAGCACGTGTCGCTCAGGAGCGCGGGCCTTGGCTCGATGAAAGG
The window above is part of the Dermabacter vaginalis genome. Proteins encoded here:
- a CDS encoding deoxyguanosinetriphosphate triphosphohydrolase, producing the protein MPPHIPAPYHSRDIERFFQEPPKSQARTPFQRDRARVLHSSALRRLGAKTQVLGAGSNDFSRTRLTHSLEVAQVGRDIAHELGCDPDVVDAACLSHDLGHPPFGHNGERVLNDLASDIGGFEGNAQTLRLLARLEPKVLGGEKSFGLNLTRAALDAAIKYPWRRAKGPNPDSPKFGVYEDDLPVYEWAREGAPEHRKCLEAQVMDISDDIAYSVHDIEDAITGGSITLSALKDPQERAAALYVVQDWYAPHLSLEELDVALTRLETGTVWQWEYSGDPFSAAALKDMSSQLIGRFVGSVVEATRAAHGDHALARFEGSVVVPEETEREISVLKGLAAAYVMSSRAQQGVYALQEQILSDLFALFRRTGAAHLDPIFTVLYERANSLEERERVIVDQIASLTDVSAVRLHSEFFSGAYSDALAGDVPLPGFGPEIPF